In Parasteatoda tepidariorum isolate YZ-2023 chromosome 2, CAS_Ptep_4.0, whole genome shotgun sequence, one DNA window encodes the following:
- the LOC122270522 gene encoding uncharacterized protein, producing the protein MTKALVSPILEYGYPVYCCASQSNLNKLEKVQLTAARIITGLKRSCPSEIVLYEADLQPLNFRRQANLVKYYNKLSSLDQGNLTAIYLNNWTCNQRLKKNSPFSHVKSQLLIAENIEPLYLHSNLSTCLDLSNVSFHESLPTMLDKKDCVPDFLRQLSLEIINKIPPNDIKIFSDGSKMDRQTGSGVFIETPRENYTLHQRNPDFCSVFRSELIAIDRGLEKILSEGHLGNTWILSDSRSSIQHLKNWALIGDKTSFSILQKVKLISQQHEVHFQWIPSHVDIHGNELADTLAKKGLDHPVPSTSELTYLELFARQKAQNKQKWLLPPIHYWYKAKRPGLSLSLPGDRQTNTCLSRLASGHLKSLTFSANQKIFPLCPKCQQNQASPEHILICLGLDWTNRWELATTTTEIYRTFKCQRTWLIYSFLYLHIIYLSVF; encoded by the exons ATGACCAAG GCTCTTGTGAGTCCAATTCTTGAATATGGCTATCCTGTCTACTGCTGTGCTTCTCAATCTAACTTAAACAAATTGGAAAAGGTTCAACTGACCGCCGCTCGCATCATCACTGGATTGAAACGTAGCTGCCCTTCAGAGATCGTTCTTTACGAAGCAGATCTGCAACCTCTTAACTTCAGAAGGCAAGctaatttagtgaaatattacaataaacttTCCAGTTTAGACCAAGGCAATTTAACTGCTATTTACCTAAATAATTGGACCTGCAATCAAAGGCTAAAGAAAAACAGTCCTTTTAGTCATGTTAAATCACAACTGTTAATCGCTGAAAATATTGAACCTCTTTATCTTCATAGCAATCTTAGTACTTGCTTGGATCTTTCCAATGTTAGTTTCCATGAAAGCCTCCCTACCATGCTTGACAAGAAAGACTGTGTGCCTGACTTCCTCAGACAATTGTCCCTGgaaatcatcaataaaatccCTCCAAACGACATCAAAATATTCTCTGATGGCAGTAAAATGGATAGACAGACTGGCAGTGGGGTATTTATTGAAACACCTCGAGAGAACTACACTCTTCATCAACGAAACCCCGATTTTTGCTCCGTCTTTCGAAGCGAACTAATTGCAATCGACAGGGGACTAGAGAAAATCTTGAGTGAAGGGCACCTTGGAAATACTTGGATACTATCTGACAGCCGTAGTTCAATTCAACACCTCAAAAATTGGGCCCTCATTGGAGATAAAACCAGTTTTTCGATCTTACAAAAAGTAAAGCTCATTTCCCAACAGCATGAGGTCCACTTTCAATGGATCCCGTCCCACGTCGATATCCACGGCAACGAGTTGGCTGACACTCTTGCAAAGAAGGGACTAGACCATCCAGTCCCCTCCACCTCAGAGCTTACATACCTTGAACTTTTTGCAAGGCAAAAGGCCCAGAACAAACAAAAGTGGCTGCTTCCACCTATTCACTACTGGTATAAAGCAAAAAGACCAGGACTCTCTCTATCTCTCCCTGGTGACAGGCAAACCAACACCTGCTTATCCCGACTGGCCAGTGGACACCTGAAAAGTCTCacattttctgcaaatcaaaagatctttcctctttgccctaaatgccaacaaaaccaggcatcacctgagcacaTCTTGATCTGTTTAGGGCTGGATTGGACGAAcagatgggaattagcaacaacaacaacagaaataTATCGTACATTTAAATGCCAAAGAACTTGGCTCATTTACAGCTTTTTATATTTGCATATAATCTACCTATCTGTATTCTGA